Part of the Pseudomonas sp. P8_241 genome is shown below.
TGGACAACATCGAATTGGGTTTTGCCTACAAGGACTTCTTCGAAATGCAGCCGTCCACCGGCTACGAAACCCTCATCTACGACTGCCTCACGGGCGATCAGACGCTGTTCCAGCGTGCCGACAACATCGAGAACGGCTGGCGCGCCGTTCAGCCGTTTCTCGACGCCTGGCAGCAGGACTCCAGCGTGCAGGACTATGCGGCGGGTGAAAACGGTCCCCGGGCCGGTGAGGAGTTGCTGGCTCGTGACGGTCGTGCCTGGCATCGGCTCGGATAACACCCATCCCCCTGTAGAAGCGAGCTTGCTCGCGATGTGGCAATGACAGTCAACGATGATGTTGAATGTGCCGCCGCCATCGCGAGCAAGCTTGCTCCTACCGTTGAATTAGAGGGGGTTACAACCAGTAACTCACTGCATACCAGCCCAATGTACCCATCACCACGGTGTACGGCAGCGCCATCCACACCATCCGCCCATAAGACAGACGCACCAGTGGTGCAATCGCCGACGTCAGCAAAAACAGAAATGCCGCCTGACCATTGGGCGTCGCCACGCTCGGCAGGTTGGTGCCGGTATTGATGGCGATGGCCAGGGTCTCGAAATGCTCGCGGGTCATTTCACCTGCCAGGAAGGCGCGCTTGACTTCGGTGATGTAAATGGTTGCCACGAACACGTTGTCGCTGATGGCCGACAGCAAGCCGTTAGCGATAAACAGCATGCCCGGTTGCTGGTCCGCCGGCAGTGCCAGTACCCACTGGATCAAGGGCGTGAACAGTTGCTGATCGTGAATGACTGCCACCACGGCGAAAAACACCACCAACAAGGCAGTGAACGGCATGGCGTCCTTGAATGCAGAGCCCAGGCGGTGTTCGTCGGTGATGCCGGTGAAGGCGGTGATGAGGACGATCACCATCAATCCGATCAGGCCTACTTCAGCGATGTGAAACGCCAGGCAGGCAATCAGTATCAACGCCGCCAGACCTTGCACGATCAGCGCTGCTCGCTGGCGTGTAGTGCGTTCGGCATTGTCTTCGGCCGCGTAGTTGCCCAGCACTGTCCGCACGTTGTCAGGCAGTAGTGTGCCGTAACCGAACCAACGCAATTTTTCCAGCAGGATGCAAGTCACCAGGCCGGCGGCGAGTACGGGAAGGGAAACCGGTGCAACCTGGGAAAAGAACTCGGAGAAGTGCCAGCCCATCTCATGGCCGATCAGCAGGTTTTGGGGTTCGCCAACCAACGTGCAGACACCGCCCAGCGCGGTACCTACCGCGCCATGCATGAGCAGGCTGCGCAGGAATGCCCGGAACTGTTCGAGGTCGCCATGATGCAGCGTGGGTAATTGCTGGTCGTCGCTGTACTCGCTGTCCTGGCGCGGATCGTTGCCCGAAGCGACGCGGTGATACACCGAGTAGAAGCCCACGCCGGCGCTGATGATCACGGCGGTTACGGTCAAGGCATCGAGAAACGCCGACAGGAACGCGGACAGGAAACAGAACATCAATGCCAGCAGCGTCTTGGAGCGAACCCCGAGCAGCAGACGCGAAAACAGGTACAGCAGCAGGTCTTTCATGAAGTAAATGCCGGCCACCATGAACATCAGCAGCAGGATCACTGGAAAGTTGTGCAGCAGTTCGTCATACAGTGCCTGGGGCGTCGTCATCTTCAGCAGCAGGGCTTCAATCAACAGCAGACCGCCAGGCATCAACGGATAACACTTGAGCGCCATGGCCAAGGTGAAAATAAACTCCAGCACCAGCAGCCAACCTGCAGCAACCGGGCCAACGGTCCACAGTACCAGGGCGTTGAGGATCAGGAAGCCGACGATACAGGCCTTGTACCAGCGCGGTGAGTTCCCGAGAAAATTGTGCGCGAACGCCTGGGCCATTGAACCGGACATCGGTTGCTCCTTGTTTAAGAAGCGCGCAAGTTGCCGCAAGCGGCTCAGAAGATCAAGCGAACGTGCAGTGTCGGTATTTATCCAAAAAAACGTGCGATGACAGCTTTGTAGGTGCCATCGAGGGAATAACCGGCCACCACGATGTTTGAGTCGGCCTGCGCAGTGATGGCGGTGGCCGTGTCCAGGCTGCGGCCCAAACGGGTCCGTGTCCAGCCGCGGCCGTCGCCAAAGTCGCCATCGAGCAATCCGTCGGGCAGGTATCGACCAACAATGAAATCGGCCTCGACACCGCCAATGGTGGATCCCGCCGTCAATACGGTGCCGTCCGGTTGCACTTGGGCGCAGGTCCACTGGCAGCCGCTGTGGCCGATTTCCAGGCGCTGAGGCTGGCCGGCGTTGCAATGGTTGTCAGCACGACCGTTACTGTGAATTTTAAACGTGAGGCAGTGCATCGGGTCACGGCTACTGCCAAAACACAACACATCACCGTTATCCTGCTGCACCACCTGACTGACTTGCGCGCTGTGACCTTGCGCCTCGAAGGTCAGGAAACCATCCACCGAGAAACTCTCATCCAGGCGACCCTCTGCGTCGTAACGCGCCAGCAGGCCTTCCTGGGGAAAGTTGATTGAACCTGCGACCAGAATTCGGCCGTCGTGTTGTACCCGCAAACTGCTGAGCCAGGTATTCATCAACAAGTGCCTGACGATGACAAACCCGTGCCCATTGAACGAACTGTCCAGCGAGCCTTCGACGTCGAGCCGTATCAACAGACCGACGTGGTCGGCCAATTCGAAGTGATGGTTGGCCAGCAGCAGGATTCGACCGTCTTCCTGAACGCCAACATCACAGGCTTCTGCGCCAGGTACACCTGGTGGCAGCCAGGCATCGCGCATGCCCAGGGAAAGACCGCCAGGCAAACGCACGACACGGCGGCCGTTGTCACCAAAACGCTGTACCAGGCACCCCTGCTGATCGATCAATGCCAGGGCCGGGAGTGTACGGTGGGCGTTTTCGTACTGCAGGCCGGCCAATAGAAGGTTTCCGTCAGGCAGTACATGAACCTTGGCGCCCATGGCTTCGAAGCCCGCCTCGAACTGCCCTATGACACTGCCTTGCTTGCCAAACGACAGATCCGCCGAACCATCGTCGAGCAAGCGGGCCAGGCCGAAATGGCTTCCGTTCCGCATGCCGACCTTCGCGGCCACCAGCAGGCGTCCTTGTGCATCAATCGCGACCCCATTGGCGATGCTGGATAGACTGCCGGCGAAATAGACCTGGGTTCTGCCGTTGCCGGCAAAGGTTGTATCGAGTTGCCCGGCATTCTGAAGTGTGATCGGAAGTGCAATAGCAGACTGGATTGACATGCACGCATCTCCTTGCGAGTCGTCCAGGTTCCGGAAGTTTGGTGGCGACTTATAAGGAAAACATTCAATCCTTGAATGACCGGATGCACAACTGTCGAAACAAACAGACGGAGAGTCGTTGTGTGCCACAACAATGTCTTTGCGAACCAATGCCAAGCTTGCCAAGAAAGCAGGTTTGCGAAACTTCGATCAGACGGGAACCAATAGCTGAAAACTCAGCTAATAAATGAAGAGGGAGGGTGCGGATTACTCCAAAGTAATCCGCAAGACAAGTTAGTGCGGCATTGACCAGGACAGCAGTGTATATCCTTCTTCGCTTAACTCGGCGCGAGCCTGTTCCAGCAGGTGCTCCAGTTGCGCAGGATCGGTGTAGGCGCTACTAGGGATCTGCTTGCGGCCGATGCTGGTGCTCGTGCGGTCGATAACCGTTAGCGTGAGTTCGCCATTCCCGTCCTGGGGAGCCCAGGCTACGCATTTGAATGGTTTAAATGCGCGGTCGGCAATCAAAAGAGCTTCGTTGATACGGAGCGGGGCGTTCATAGGGTCTTCTCTCTGTATGCCCAATCAGTGCCGCGCCGTCGGTTGGGCTTACCGTTCGGCTGGTTACTTGTACTGATGCCCGCAACCGGGGGGCGGGTCACACATAATTTAAAGAAATTTCATCTTTCTTTCGTTAATCAGGGTATTGGGCTGATAGTGAAAGCTAAACGAAAGGAAGGACCTACTTAGCTAACTAACATTTTTTGATTTCTTATAACTGTTTTTGTAAGACCTCTATAGTCAAACGGTACAAGACGCCGTCAAATTCTTGCTAACGTTACAGCCAGGTCCGCCAAATGACTGTTTTTTATATATTTTCGAAAATTTGGCGCCAAGGAACAGTCATGAGCGACGCGCCTGCATTACGACGTTTGTTAGTAGTGGATCCCTGCGACGACTGCCATCGTTTGTTACCGGGATTACGCTCGGTGGGTTGGGATGTAGATAGCTGTACGCTGGAACACGCGGCCGACCGCACGTGCGACGTAGGGTTGTTACGTCTGCAACCCTTTCATCTCGAGCATCCGGATGCCGTCAAAGAATTGATCAGTCGGAGTAATACCGAGTGGATCGCTGTACTTAACCAGGAAGTCTTGCGCCTGCAAAATGTCGGGGATTTCGTTTGCGAGTGGTTTTTCGATTTTCATACCTTGCCATTCGATGTCTCCCGGGTACAGGTCACACTGGGCCGGGCCTTCGGGATGGCGCGGTTGCGGGGGCAGGGTACGGTTCACATCGATCAGCCAGAGCACGAGTTGTTGGGCGACAGCAAGCCTATCCGTGAATTGCGTAAACTGCTGAGCAAGCTGGCGCCCACTGAATCTCCGGTATTGATTCGGGGTGAGAGCGGCACCGGTAAAGAACTGGTCGCGCGAACCTTGCATCGTCAGTCCCAGCGTCACAACAAACCATTTGTCGCGATCAACTGCGGCGCGATTCCCGAACATCTGATTCAGTCCGAGCTGTTTGGTCATGAAAAAGGCGCTTTTACCGGCGCGCACCAGCGCAAGGTCGGGCGGATTGAAGCGGCCAATGGCGGCACACTGTTTCTCGATGAAATCGGCGACCTGCCGCTGGAACTGCAGGCCAATCTTCTGCGTTTCCTCCAGGACAAGCACATCGAGCGGGTGGGTGGCAGTCAACCGATTCCCGTGGATGTGCGGGTGTTGGCCGCGACTCACGTTGATCTGGAGGCCGCGATCGCGAAAAAATGCTTCCGCGAAGATCTGTACTATCGCCTGAACGTGTTGCAGGTTGCGACCGCACCCCTGCGTGAGCGCAATGGTGATCTGTTAATGCTGGCCAACCACTTTTCCCATTTCTACAGTCATGAAACCGGGCGCCGTCCGCGCAGCTTCAGTGAGGACGCGTTGCTTGCCATGGCCAAGCAAGAGTGGCCGGGTAATGTTCGCGAGCTGGCCAACCGCGTCCGTCGGGGGTTGGTGCTGGCCGAAGGCCGTCAGATCGAAGCACGAGACTTGGGGCTGATCAGCCATCAGGCGGTTGCCACGCCGATTGGTACGCTGGAAGACTATAAGCACCGGGCAGAGAGGCAGGCTTTGTGCGATGTACTCAACCGTCATAGTGATAATTTGAGCATCGCGGCCAAAGTGCTCGGGATTTCCCGGCCTACCTTCTACCGTTTGTTGCACAAGCATCAGATACGTTGAACGATTGGAGGATAAAAAAACCCGCTCAAAAGCGGGTTTTTTTTGGGGTTCCGAACTAGAAGTAGTATGGAAATTTCAGGCTGAAGGAAAAGTCCGGCGAATCGTCGGTCAGGCCGATGGCCAGGTTGGGAACGATGGTCAGGTTGTCGGTGGCCGCCAGGGTCATGCCGATGTTGAAGTTGGCCGAGTTGTAATCGCTGTTGGAAATCGATTGCCACTCGCCACCGTCCGGCTTGATCTTGCTCTTGCGGGCGAACTGGTCGGTGAACGAGAACGACATACTCATCTTCTCGTTCAAGGCGAACGCAATGCCGGCGCCGACCTGCCATGAGTCGCCGAGCTTCACGTCCCCGGGCACTTTGGAGTTGACCTGCGGGCTGATGTCGCTGAAAGAGTCTTCCATGTTGAAGGTGTAGGCCAGGCTGCCGAACAGCACGGCCGGGTCAAAGGTCTTGACCAGCGAGATACCTGGGGTGATCGCCCAGACACCATTGCCGGTAGGCAAATCTTCGGGCACCGCGAGGTTGTCGTTGGTCGGGTCACTCACCAGTTTGATGCCGTAAGGGTCATCACCGGTCGGCGCCTTGACGCGCAGGGTCGCGACCGCGTCGGGCCAATTGGTCGACTCATCCATGAACTTGTAGGCAACGCCAACGTTCACATCGCCGATGGTCGGGTCGCGGGTAACGCTTGCGTCTGACGTGACCGGACCGGCACCACCGGCACCGCCGGAGGAATACGTCGATTCGCGATACACCACAGGGACGTTTATGTCGAACTGCCAACGCTGCGCCACGTTGTAGCGAGCGGTCAGGTCCAGCGTCCAGTTGTCGGCCTTGATGCGGTCGAGGTTGATGTTGCCCAGAAAAATAGAGTCCAGCGCCAGGAAGCCATTGAGCGTCAGCGCGCGAGTATCGTAATGCGTGTAGCTCAGGCCGGTTTCGACGCTGAACTTGCCGCCACCGAAGAAGCCGCTCGCTTCGTCGTACAGGTTGGAAACGCTTTGCGCCGGTTCCGAATCATCCTTGAGCGACTGGCCGTATGAACTGCCGGTGGTTCCCGGCGCACCGGCGGCCACCGCCTGGCCCCCTCCGGTTGTTTCGGCAGGGGATTTGGTCAGGCGTTTGGGAGCGGGTGTCGCAGGTGTCTCTTCGACTTGCCGAACGCGCTGTTCAAGTACCATCAGCGCGTTCTGTTGTGCTTCGTAACGCTGTTTCAACTCCATGAGTTCTTGTTTTAGTGCTTCGACCTGGGGGTCCGTTGCTGCGTAAAGCAATGTGGCCGGGGCCAGGCTACTCAAACAAACGATAGCTCTGAACGTAAAAGATCGGTGCATGTGTTAGCCGTCCCTTCTGACTACATATGATGAGACTGAGCGTAGATCAGAATCCGGAAGTGCGAAGACCTCTAAGCTGGTCCAGATTGCCGTTCAGCGATCCGCCGGTCGGCACGTTGTCACGCAGCACGACGTTGAGGGACGTAAGGTTGCGGACCTGGTTGCCACCGCCGAGCAACGTCGTGTTCTGCATCAGCCCACCCTGGGCCAGGCGTTGTACGGTGCTGCCCTGATTGTTGTTGGCGACGATGTTGAGTTGCACGCCGGTACCGGTCGAAGAAACGCTCAGCGAGCCCGCGCCATTGGCGCCGACCAGCGTCGAGTTTGAGGTCAATGCCTGACCCTGCGGTTGTACCGCTGGCGCTTGGCTGGCCTTTGTGACGTTGATATCAACATCGTTGTAGGCAATGTTGTTGTCACCGGCAGCGCGCACCACTTGTGTGACGCCTTCGGTGGTATTGAGGCCGCTGCCGCCAGTAACGGTACCTGTGCCCGTAACGGGACCTTGCGAGCGCGCTGAGCCATTGGTTTTTTCGTCGATCATCGACACATAGAACTGGGGCTTGATGGTCGATTGTTGAATTTGCATCGAGGACGTAGCCCCGATCACTTCACCGTTGGCATTTTGCCAGGTGCTGGTCATGGCGATGCCGAAGCTGATAATCCGTCCCGGCATGACATAGCGGCCGCGCAGGAGTGACAGTTCCTGATCGTTCAGCTCAATGGGTTTCAACGTTTCTGCATGGATCGGCAGGCTGGCGGCCGCGCAGATTAAGGCTAGCCAGATTGGAGTCTTCATTGAATGCTCCCGGAGCGTCGTGCTCCTTATTATTAGAAAAAGTCGCTTTGGATGAATCCGAAGTCCATCAACTCTGAGTCTTGCACCGGGCTGAAAGCGTTGACGCGGTTCCTGGCGGTCAGTGGCAGGGGCGGGTCGAGCAACGCATTGTTCTTGTCGTAGCCCTGGCCGATGACGGCAAAGACGATACCGTTCCAGCCTTTGACAAAGTCTTCGACTTTGTAGCGTTTATGACCGAGGACCGGATCCCCGATGTAGACCCAGTCGTTATGGACTCTTTGCATGACTACAAAATGTTTGTAGCCACGGATGTCCAGAAGTACCACGACCGGAATTTTGATTTCGTTCAACGTTTGTGGCGCTACCCGGTAGCCACGGGCACGCATGCCGATGCTTTCCACATAACGCTTCATGTCGAGCATGGAAAAGCCCTGGACACGGACCAGATCATGATCTGAGTGTGCCAGCATGCCTTCAATGATCTGTTCTTCGTCGACGTCAAGCCAATAGGCTTGGCGCAATACGGTCGCCAGCGCAGCCGCGCCGCAACTGAAGTCGGTTTTCTGTTGCACCAGGTCGGAAAATTTACGCTCGCGTATGCTCTGGATCGGCTTGTACACCACAGCGCCGCCCGGCAGGACGGACAGTGGCATTTGTGCAGCCTCGACCACACTGGCCACGCAAAGCAAAAATGCCAAGGCGATGATGCGCATGGGCGGATGCCTTTTGTTTGTGTTGAAAAAGGCCCCCAGGAAGGGGGCCTCCACAGACAGCATTAGAACGACTGATTGGAAATGGCCAGCGAGTTGCTTTGTTGGTTGCCCACACCAGCCGCTACGTTGACACCCAGGTTGCCACTGCCGCCATTCACCGAACCGCTGAGGGTTGCAGTGTTGGTCACAGGGTTGGCCCAGCCAGTTGGAGTCAGCACTTGATAAGAGTAGCTGGTGCTCAAATCATAAGCGCTGCTTTCACTGAAGCCTCCTGCTTTGGCGAACTCAGACTCGGACGATTTGCTGCCCGATTTTTCGTACGCGGAGGCATTCGCTTTCTCGTACGATGCATCGAGCGATTTTTCGAAGGACGAGTCTTTCGAGCGGTCGTACGACGATTCGTGCGTATTGCTGGAAGCGGAGTCGCGGCTTCTGTCGTACGAGGATTCGCGCGATCTGTCGAACGAGGAATCACGTGCTCTGTCGAACGCGGAGTCGTTGGCCCGATCAAACGAAGTGCTTACCGATGCGTCAAGCGTTGCGCCCAGCGAAGCGTTCAAAGATGCCTCGGAACTGCTGCTGCGGGTGCGATTGCCAAAGGTATTGGAGTTGGCAGTCGCCGCCGAAGCGTCCAGGCTAGCGTTCAACGAAGCGTTCAAAGCAGCATTCGAAGAACCGCTTGCACTGCTGCTGTTGGAACCGCTGGCACTGCTGCTGTTGGTGCCGCTCGAAGCACTGCTGTTAGAACCGCTGGCACTGCTGCTGTGAGTGTTGCTCGAGGCACTATTGTTGGAACCGCTCGCACTGCTGCTGTTGGCGCCGCTTACAGCAAGGCTAGCGGATCCGCTGGCACTGGAGTTTTTGGCGCCCGCGGCGTTCCAGCCCGAAGAAGCGCTTTGACTGCCGCTGAGTTCAAACGCACTTTCGCGAGAGAAGTTACCGGTGGCGGTGTTGGTAACGGTGATCGTATCTACACGATAGGTGCGATCGGCGTTGTTATTGACGACCAGGCCAGGGCCATTTTGGTTGGCAGAGGCGGTCGCCGTTGCGCTACCCAGTGGCGCATTGGAGTTGGCAATCGCCATGGTGTTTTTCTGCTGGTTCAGGTCACCGCCAGCAATGTTGACACCCATGTTGCCGCTGCCGCTGTTGCCCGAACCACTCATCACGGCAGAGTTAGTGCTGCCGAAGTTGTCGACCCGGTTTCTGTTGCTGAATTGCGTTACTTGGGAGGTGGCGTTGGCCGTGCCAAACACGAAGGCATTATCCTGACTAGGATCGGAGCCAGCGTTCGCAATGGCAGCGGCGTTGTCCTGTTGGTTGCCCGCGCCTGCAGCCACGTTGACGCCGACGTTGCCGCTGGTGCCAGTCGCAGAGCTACTCATCTCGGCTGAGTTCTGAGTGCCTTCGTTGCGGATGGTATTGCCGGTGTTGCGTTGCGTATCGTTCGCATTGGCCGTTGCGTTGACGTTGATTCTTGTTGGAGGAGGAGGGGTTTGTTGTTGCCCACCGCCATTGCCATTGCCATTGCCATTTCCATTGCCATTATGGTGGCCATGGTCGCGCCTATCGTTTTGCCCAGCTTGTACAGCAACAGCCATGACCGCAGCAATTGCGAAAACCAGAGGCTTGATTGCCATCGAAGGTTTCATGGTGATTCTCCGTACTTATTTTAGGTTAAGTGTTGTTGTTACCTATATGGGTCAATCCACGACCCGTACGCTCAGGGTGTTGGCAGTTCGGTTTCCTACCCCGGCGCTCTGATTCAACTGAATCACCCCACGGCTACCTGTGAAAGCCTGATCACTGGTAGTGACCTGGCGATAGCCGGGTGCTGAGGCAGTTGGATCGGAGTTGTTGAGCAGCGCCACGTTCTGTTGCATGAGGACGCTGTCGTCGAGACTTTGCGGCTGGCTACCGACACTGATGCGCAGTGCGTTGGCCTGCTGGTTGTTGGCACCTGCACTCTGGTTGACGCCCAGAATGCCGTTGCCGTTGCTGAAGGAGTCGCCCTGGATACTGGTCCGGGCATCGTTCGCGGGATCGCCAGGGGTGCGCAGCCGTTGGCGAATCTGTGTGGTTGCGCTGGCGCCCTGGCCAATCGCAATCGCCCTGGCGTTTGCCTGTTGCTGCTGATCGCCGGCAGCCTGGTTGACCGAGAGGTTGCCCTGGTACTGGGTGCCCGAACCGTCGATGTCGGCGTTGTTGATGACGGGAGATTGGGCAAAGGACGGTGCACTGCAGAACATGGCGACAATAAGTAACTTGCGATTCATCCTAACGGTCTCCCGTTATGAGTTTCAGCGCACCCAGGCCTTGCTGGATGTTTGAGTTGACCATGTTCGCAATGCCGCCGCCGGAATTTCCCGAACGTCCGGCTGGCATGTTGGAAAGCTGGGTCTGGTTGGTGATATTGCCGCCCAGGTTGTTGGTGCCTTGGGTGACCAGTCGACTGATGCCTGCGCCACTGGCGACATTGGCAAAATCACCGTCGCTCAACTCGTTCGTCTGAGCGAGGATCTGTTTCGAGGGGTTGGCGTTGACGGTGGTTGGGCTAGGGTCGGGAATGAGCGGCGGGACTACTGCGTTGCGCGTCTGGACATCCCGTTTGATGGTGATGATGCCGTTGTCAGCCTGTACGGGCAGCGAGACAACCGAGCCCAGTGCGCATCCGGTCAGCAAGAGGCTAAAGATGCTGTTATCAAGTTTCCCCACGACGGCAATTCCTTCTGTAAGTGAAACGCTGGCCCTTATCAGCGCTGCGGATAAGAGAGCAGAAGGTGTGCCGCTTTTTGTTTTTCTTGTAAAAACAGTGGGTTGCCTTCAAGTGCCAGGCTGATCAAAAAAGTCTTGTAACGTCGCTGAGACAGAGCCACGCAAAAAACCCCTCCATGCTGGCGGCGTTGCTCGTTAAGAGGGGGGAAGGCAGGGTGTTTCAGTGACTTAACAGTTTCGTGCGGGAGCGTTTGGGAGGCTCTAAATCGAGGGTTTGCGTAGAGGTGGATGTATCAGAAATGGACATTTTTGCTGGAGTGGGCGCCCTGTCAGGCTTCCAGCAATTGCTTCACTGCCTTGAAGGCTGCGTCCTTGCGCTGTACCCAGTCACCTTGCAGTACCCGATATGACTGGTGGTGCAGTTCAAGCCAGTGTTGGCTTGCCTCGAAAAACGCCAGGCGTTCTGACAGTTGCGGTTGGCAGCGCTGGCCATCGTCATGCCAAGGCACGTTTTCAGGGCTCAGCAGCAAGTGAAGGTCGTAGTGCCGTGCCAGCAATGCTTGTTCGATCCACGCCGGGCAAGCACCAAACAGCGTGCGACTCCACAAAATATTGCTCAAGAGGTGCGTATCGAGAATCAGCAGTGGTGGCTGTTTGGCGCGTGCTTCATCTTCCCAGGCCAGCTGCCCCTGTGCGATGGACGGAATGTCGTCGAGGCAGGTTAGTCGGGCTTCACGTTCGATGAAGTGCCGAACATACTCGCCGATCAATATGCCGCCAAATTTGGCGTGAATCTCACTCGAGATCCAGCTTTTACCGCTGGATTCCGGCCCTGCCAATACCAATACCTTCATGGGCAAAACACCGGATCGCTGCGCCAGGTACGCCAGCCCTTTACGGCAAGCAGGGCGAACAAACCATACAAGGCAGCGGTCAGGTACATCCCTTTGTACAAAAACAGGCCGACGAAAATAACGTCCAAAACGATCCACAACGGCCAGCACTGCACGCGTTTTTGTGCCATCCACCCTTGTGCGACGAGGCTGAAGGCGGTGAGGGCGGCATCGAGCCAGGGCTGGGCCGCGTCGGTCCAGTGCGCCATGGCAGCGCCCAACAACAGGCTGGCAATCGCGCCAAGTGCGAGCCCCGATGCGACGGCCTG
Proteins encoded:
- the nhaB gene encoding sodium/proton antiporter NhaB is translated as MSGSMAQAFAHNFLGNSPRWYKACIVGFLILNALVLWTVGPVAAGWLLVLEFIFTLAMALKCYPLMPGGLLLIEALLLKMTTPQALYDELLHNFPVILLLMFMVAGIYFMKDLLLYLFSRLLLGVRSKTLLALMFCFLSAFLSAFLDALTVTAVIISAGVGFYSVYHRVASGNDPRQDSEYSDDQQLPTLHHGDLEQFRAFLRSLLMHGAVGTALGGVCTLVGEPQNLLIGHEMGWHFSEFFSQVAPVSLPVLAAGLVTCILLEKLRWFGYGTLLPDNVRTVLGNYAAEDNAERTTRQRAALIVQGLAALILIACLAFHIAEVGLIGLMVIVLITAFTGITDEHRLGSAFKDAMPFTALLVVFFAVVAVIHDQQLFTPLIQWVLALPADQQPGMLFIANGLLSAISDNVFVATIYITEVKRAFLAGEMTREHFETLAIAINTGTNLPSVATPNGQAAFLFLLTSAIAPLVRLSYGRMVWMALPYTVVMGTLGWYAVSYWL
- a CDS encoding sigma-54 dependent transcriptional regulator is translated as MSDAPALRRLLVVDPCDDCHRLLPGLRSVGWDVDSCTLEHAADRTCDVGLLRLQPFHLEHPDAVKELISRSNTEWIAVLNQEVLRLQNVGDFVCEWFFDFHTLPFDVSRVQVTLGRAFGMARLRGQGTVHIDQPEHELLGDSKPIRELRKLLSKLAPTESPVLIRGESGTGKELVARTLHRQSQRHNKPFVAINCGAIPEHLIQSELFGHEKGAFTGAHQRKVGRIEAANGGTLFLDEIGDLPLELQANLLRFLQDKHIERVGGSQPIPVDVRVLAATHVDLEAAIAKKCFREDLYYRLNVLQVATAPLRERNGDLLMLANHFSHFYSHETGRRPRSFSEDALLAMAKQEWPGNVRELANRVRRGLVLAEGRQIEARDLGLISHQAVATPIGTLEDYKHRAERQALCDVLNRHSDNLSIAAKVLGISRPTFYRLLHKHQIR
- a CDS encoding C39 family peptidase; translated protein: MRIIALAFLLCVASVVEAAQMPLSVLPGGAVVYKPIQSIRERKFSDLVQQKTDFSCGAAALATVLRQAYWLDVDEEQIIEGMLAHSDHDLVRVQGFSMLDMKRYVESIGMRARGYRVAPQTLNEIKIPVVVLLDIRGYKHFVVMQRVHNDWVYIGDPVLGHKRYKVEDFVKGWNGIVFAVIGQGYDKNNALLDPPLPLTARNRVNAFSPVQDSELMDFGFIQSDFF
- a CDS encoding AAA family ATPase, which encodes MKVLVLAGPESSGKSWISSEIHAKFGGILIGEYVRHFIEREARLTCLDDIPSIAQGQLAWEDEARAKQPPLLILDTHLLSNILWSRTLFGACPAWIEQALLARHYDLHLLLSPENVPWHDDGQRCQPQLSERLAFFEASQHWLELHHQSYRVLQGDWVQRKDAAFKAVKQLLEA
- the pnuC gene encoding nicotinamide riboside transporter PnuC, whose amino-acid sequence is MSGLELFAATLGVIAVWLTVKQNPWCWPIGLVMVLIYSWIFFEVKLYSDMLLQVIYAALQLYGWWQWTRAGEAHQGREVSRLGGQAVASGLALGAIASLLLGAAMAHWTDAAQPWLDAALTAFSLVAQGWMAQKRVQCWPLWIVLDVIFVGLFLYKGMYLTAALYGLFALLAVKGWRTWRSDPVFCP